A section of the Veillonella criceti genome encodes:
- a CDS encoding MlaD family protein, whose amino-acid sequence MKWSTEAKVGLFTIIGLCLFAACVIFLGRLELFQPPQMHITGEFQSVTGLKTGNQIKYSGVAVGRVTDMEVTSKGVTLIMEIKDDTEIPVDSEFSLANDGILGDKFIQITPGHSKTFLKDGDIIHGDGQSDIDKTMRQATVLMEEANKTLGSINNVIGDAQTQAALRNALRTTEDIANNTAELTARMNQMVASNEGNLNEITTNMAGITRNMTNITNQLDTSLQELNGDGQAASDMRAILSNLRTTTNSLNNMASSMEGVVTDPQSSKDIKETLHNTAQLTTKLNRLTGGDVESSDSGKKYPFKASANIELLYNTTSDKYNPNADFRLQFGKSMFTLGATNIGDNSQLELTYGKYVANDFLLRGGLFDGDVGIGVDYGLNGPFSISAAVMDFNDTRYRIRSEVRLFEDTYAVAQFIRPFSAENGGNFYGIRHVF is encoded by the coding sequence ATGAAGTGGAGTACAGAGGCTAAGGTAGGCTTATTTACCATTATTGGCCTTTGCTTATTTGCGGCATGTGTTATCTTTTTAGGTCGTCTGGAGTTATTTCAGCCACCGCAAATGCATATTACTGGTGAGTTTCAATCGGTAACAGGTCTTAAAACGGGCAATCAAATTAAATATTCTGGTGTGGCTGTTGGTCGAGTAACAGATATGGAAGTAACATCTAAAGGGGTTACTTTAATAATGGAAATTAAGGATGATACAGAGATTCCTGTTGATTCTGAATTTAGTTTAGCCAATGACGGGATTTTAGGTGATAAATTTATTCAAATTACACCAGGTCATTCTAAAACCTTTTTAAAAGATGGTGATATTATTCATGGTGATGGTCAAAGTGATATTGATAAAACCATGCGTCAAGCTACAGTATTGATGGAAGAAGCTAATAAAACGTTAGGTTCTATTAATAATGTTATTGGTGATGCACAGACACAAGCAGCCTTGCGAAATGCTTTGCGTACGACTGAAGATATTGCCAATAATACAGCTGAGCTGACTGCACGTATGAATCAGATGGTAGCCTCTAATGAAGGTAATTTAAATGAAATTACAACTAATATGGCTGGTATTACACGTAATATGACAAATATTACGAATCAGTTAGATACATCACTTCAAGAATTAAATGGTGATGGCCAAGCTGCTAGTGATATGCGTGCGATTTTGAGTAATTTAAGAACGACTACTAATAGTTTGAATAATATGGCTTCCTCAATGGAAGGGGTTGTGACTGACCCACAAAGCAGTAAGGATATTAAGGAAACATTGCATAATACCGCTCAATTAACAACTAAGTTAAATCGTCTGACTGGAGGAGATGTAGAAAGCAGTGATTCCGGAAAAAAGTACCCTTTTAAGGCTAGCGCCAATATAGAGCTTTTATATAACACAACGAGTGATAAATACAATCCTAATGCAGATTTTCGTTTGCAATTTGGTAAGAGTATGTTCACGTTAGGGGCAACAAATATTGGTGATAATAGTCAGTTAGAACTTACTTATGGTAAGTATGTAGCTAATGATTTCTTACTCCGTGGTGGTTTATTTGATGGCGATGTAGGGATTGGGGTTGACTATGGTTTGAATGGTCCATTCTCTATTTCGGCTGCCGTTATGGATTTTAATGATACACGCTATCGTATTCGCAGTGAAGTTCGTTTATTTGAAGACACTTATGCAGTGGCTCAGTTTATTCGACCGTTTAGTGCTGAAAATGGTGGTAATTTCTATGGTATTCGACATGTCTTTTAA
- a CDS encoding ABC transporter ATP-binding protein, giving the protein MIELQDVVVAYEDRVILDHVNLKIEDGETLVVLGGSGAGKSTILRLVIGLQRPNSGRILVDGVDVVSLSDDEFNKVREKMGMVFQYSALFDSMTVAENVAFGLRQHTELKNADIKEIVQEKLDLVGLPDTADYMPNELSGGMKKRISLARAIAQNPSIILYDEPTSGLDPITSGTISKLIRSMQHHFNCTSIVVTHDMQSAFYVADRIALLDNGKFIEVSSPTVFKKSKNPLVQQFIHGGDMLEDTADGGNE; this is encoded by the coding sequence ATGATTGAACTGCAAGACGTTGTAGTGGCCTATGAAGATAGAGTCATTCTAGATCATGTGAATTTAAAAATAGAAGATGGTGAAACGTTGGTTGTGCTTGGCGGCAGTGGCGCTGGTAAAAGTACAATTTTGCGATTGGTTATAGGACTGCAGCGGCCTAATAGTGGCCGTATTTTAGTCGATGGTGTTGATGTAGTCAGCCTCTCTGATGATGAATTTAATAAAGTTCGAGAGAAGATGGGCATGGTCTTTCAATATTCGGCGTTGTTCGACTCTATGACAGTAGCTGAAAATGTAGCCTTTGGACTACGACAACATACAGAACTGAAAAATGCAGATATTAAAGAGATTGTACAGGAGAAGCTTGATCTAGTCGGCTTGCCAGATACGGCGGATTATATGCCAAATGAGCTATCTGGTGGTATGAAAAAGCGAATTAGTTTGGCTAGAGCTATTGCTCAAAATCCAAGCATTATTTTATATGATGAACCTACGTCAGGGTTAGATCCGATTACGTCAGGGACAATTAGTAAATTGATTCGAAGTATGCAACATCATTTTAACTGTACTTCGATTGTAGTAACTCATGATATGCAGTCTGCTTTTTATGTAGCTGACCGCATTGCTTTATTAGATAATGGTAAGTTTATTGAAGTATCAAGTCCAACGGTATTTAAAAAATCTAAAAATCCGTTGGTGCAACAGTTTATACATGGCGGTGATATGTTAGAAGATACCGCAGATGGGGGGAACGAATAA
- a CDS encoding MlaE family ABC transporter permease, translated as MQWLESIGREVLLWLARCGEAVILIGQTIKQLRQANWRHVIFQMAHLGVDSLPIISLTLLFAGAVMTLQITDILIRYGAQGTVGGIMAIAMGRELGPVLVGVVLAGRVGAAITAELGTMKVTEQIDALKVMAVNPIGYLVVPRVIACMIMVPILAFYGVLIGISGGYVVATAFKGLAGMTYTDSIQLFAVTSDLTYGLIKASVFGAVIALVGSYKGMYTKMGAAAVGNATTSSVVTSIILVFVLNYFLSLLLY; from the coding sequence TTGCAGTGGTTAGAATCAATTGGCCGTGAAGTCTTACTTTGGTTAGCCCGATGTGGTGAAGCGGTCATTTTAATTGGACAAACAATTAAACAATTACGACAGGCTAACTGGCGGCATGTTATTTTTCAAATGGCTCATTTGGGTGTGGATTCATTGCCCATTATTAGTTTAACTCTGCTTTTTGCTGGTGCCGTTATGACGTTGCAAATTACGGATATTTTAATTCGTTATGGCGCACAAGGCACTGTTGGCGGTATTATGGCTATCGCGATGGGGCGTGAGTTAGGGCCTGTTTTAGTTGGGGTTGTATTAGCTGGCCGTGTAGGCGCTGCTATTACGGCTGAGTTAGGGACCATGAAAGTAACAGAGCAGATTGACGCTCTTAAAGTAATGGCTGTTAATCCAATCGGTTATTTAGTTGTACCGCGTGTTATTGCTTGTATGATTATGGTACCTATTTTGGCGTTTTATGGTGTGCTTATCGGTATCAGTGGTGGTTATGTAGTGGCTACGGCCTTTAAAGGTTTGGCTGGTATGACATATACTGACTCCATCCAGCTATTTGCGGTGACCAGTGACTTGACGTATGGCTTGATTAAAGCGAGTGTATTTGGTGCCGTTATCGCTTTGGTAGGTTCTTATAAAGGTATGTATACTAAAATGGGTGCGGCTGCTGTGGGTAATGCCACTACTAGTTCAGTTGTGACAAGTATTATTCTAGTATTTGTATTGAATTACTTTTTATCCTTATTATTATATTGA
- a CDS encoding SpoIVB peptidase S55 domain-containing protein, producing the protein MKLIRSSRRYMKGVLALFFYCTVASSAQAVDFLPVADVRTGMEGHVDTVVTGDDISSFNLKVLGVMKDRGPSGDLILAKFSGPVMDQTGGIVHGMSGSPAYINGKLVGAVAYGWGFADGTIGMITPIEDMVKLWNIPYEKNLANPWRDSQLIPLGTPLMAYGFDPEALAYMKDKLPSYQYSTYDTAAADGDDVAKPLKAGGSVAALLVDGDLKLGAIGTVTYVDQDKVVAFGHPFLKRGSVGYFMHNASIFTVVKSVESGFKLGSMGAEVGAVTEDRGAGIAGNSGQIISGIPMAITIRDLDMNRTREAGVKVVEADELTPTLGATAVYSFLSKTLDRSGEGTSTLTVKIQPRDSKIPALERTNMFYSSEAIGVKSVDEFYNILDVLMNNRFINYEIADIQVDASVTKDTKTAMIADATLSPAVAAPGDTIVINVKLQPFRGEPVTKEIFFTVPKEQPLGEVTLEVRGGGVIPLPYLLEKQKYNLTDEIIRRLKTYKDFDEFYKELRNTDTNNQIVVEILEDGVSMVEDGDGSSSKSAKIDGVEDTQIPGAVPKSKAKENIPGIDDNNDKEPYKAKIDTEYVIRGDGQFVLNIMSPADRDKAKAKLAKEHAKKLKEEAKQEGKASETSNVASKSSGTDDNGSDDEATKSDEDLK; encoded by the coding sequence ATGAAGTTAATTCGTTCATCACGCCGGTATATGAAAGGTGTACTGGCGCTTTTCTTTTATTGTACAGTAGCGTCTTCGGCGCAGGCTGTTGATTTCTTGCCTGTAGCAGACGTGCGTACGGGAATGGAAGGGCATGTTGATACCGTTGTAACTGGTGACGATATATCCAGTTTTAATTTAAAAGTATTAGGTGTTATGAAAGACCGCGGCCCATCAGGTGATTTGATTTTAGCTAAATTTTCAGGCCCTGTTATGGATCAAACCGGTGGCATCGTTCATGGTATGAGTGGTAGTCCTGCTTATATTAATGGCAAGCTTGTAGGGGCTGTAGCCTATGGTTGGGGCTTTGCTGATGGCACTATTGGCATGATCACACCGATTGAAGATATGGTTAAGTTGTGGAATATTCCCTATGAAAAGAATTTAGCTAATCCATGGCGGGATAGCCAATTGATTCCCTTAGGTACACCACTTATGGCCTATGGCTTTGATCCAGAGGCTTTAGCATACATGAAGGATAAATTACCTTCTTATCAATATAGTACCTATGATACGGCAGCCGCTGATGGTGATGATGTGGCTAAGCCTCTTAAAGCTGGTGGTTCAGTAGCTGCTTTATTAGTGGATGGTGATTTGAAACTAGGCGCTATTGGTACGGTTACCTACGTTGATCAAGATAAGGTTGTTGCTTTTGGGCACCCATTTTTAAAACGGGGATCCGTAGGTTATTTTATGCACAATGCTTCTATTTTCACTGTTGTGAAAAGCGTGGAATCTGGTTTTAAATTAGGTTCTATGGGGGCTGAAGTGGGAGCTGTCACAGAAGACCGTGGTGCAGGGATTGCTGGTAATTCAGGACAAATTATTAGTGGTATTCCGATGGCCATTACAATTCGTGATCTAGATATGAATCGCACTCGGGAAGCGGGGGTTAAAGTTGTAGAAGCTGATGAATTGACGCCTACACTAGGTGCTACAGCGGTATATAGCTTTTTAAGTAAGACGCTAGATCGCAGTGGTGAAGGGACTTCAACTTTGACAGTCAAAATTCAGCCACGAGATAGTAAAATTCCTGCTTTAGAACGAACTAATATGTTTTATTCGTCAGAAGCTATTGGCGTGAAGAGTGTGGATGAATTTTATAATATTCTCGATGTACTTATGAATAATCGTTTCATTAATTATGAAATTGCAGATATTCAAGTGGATGCGTCTGTTACGAAGGATACGAAAACCGCTATGATTGCTGATGCAACTTTGTCGCCTGCTGTAGCGGCCCCTGGTGATACGATTGTTATTAATGTGAAATTGCAGCCGTTCCGTGGTGAACCGGTGACTAAAGAAATTTTCTTTACGGTGCCTAAGGAGCAACCTTTAGGGGAAGTAACCCTTGAAGTACGGGGCGGTGGCGTTATTCCGTTACCTTATTTATTAGAAAAGCAAAAATATAATTTAACCGATGAAATTATTCGTCGTTTGAAAACATATAAAGATTTTGATGAATTTTATAAAGAATTGCGTAATACGGATACGAATAATCAAATTGTCGTTGAAATTTTGGAAGATGGTGTTAGCATGGTGGAAGATGGCGATGGTTCATCGAGTAAGAGTGCTAAAATCGATGGTGTAGAAGATACTCAGATTCCAGGTGCTGTGCCAAAAAGTAAGGCAAAGGAAAATATTCCAGGAATTGATGATAATAATGATAAGGAACCATATAAAGCTAAAATTGATACGGAATATGTAATTCGGGGCGATGGACAATTCGTGTTAAATATCATGTCACCGGCTGATCGTGATAAAGCAAAAGCGAAATTAGCTAAGGAACATGCGAAGAAGTTAAAAGAAGAAGCTAAACAGGAAGGCAAAGCATCTGAAACCAGTAACGTTGCTAGCAAGTCTAGTGGTACAGATGATAATGGTTCAGATGACGAAGCTACCAAGTCTGATGAAGATCTTAAATAA
- a CDS encoding biotin-requiring enzyme, whose amino-acid sequence MKKYMKLFVMAAIGLSVATGFVFNASAANVNQESVLTGQVVSVVPVGTAVKEGDVLVTVQSLTGPMPAARSTVNGVVTNVSVKNGDQVTRAQVVAVVDGK is encoded by the coding sequence ATGAAAAAATATATGAAATTGTTTGTAATGGCTGCTATAGGTCTAAGTGTAGCAACCGGCTTTGTGTTCAATGCCTCCGCAGCCAATGTCAACCAAGAGTCTGTGTTAACAGGTCAAGTAGTATCGGTAGTACCAGTCGGTACAGCCGTTAAAGAAGGAGACGTACTTGTTACGGTTCAATCTTTAACAGGTCCTATGCCAGCTGCTCGTTCCACTGTTAATGGGGTCGTTACGAATGTATCCGTAAAAAATGGTGATCAAGTAACACGTGCTCAGGTTGTAGCCGTGGTTGATGGTAAATAG
- a CDS encoding AMIN domain-containing protein, whose protein sequence is MKAYKQTLKLAILAGLIGSGTVFHNMAADLTAVRATNETGHTRVVLDMQGLPNGWSSIYNENGQQLKVHLPATTNKTSGPVQYNNRNSGVLKGVSLVATNDGLDMSLAVNQDVRYHIFTLEEPDRVVLDLFNNYEQRTTKSLKSGVTHTQWDTSTDTGRVKVDVLEIGPLEPVEAVTGHEGGQNLQELAPAGAIAVGIHKVGSVEPRVEKDSDVSTIKTASGAIIPIVDSREITPSASIRYVPSQGYVFDLQSKKLQLTEGDKTYVVNGINRSRGANELIAYNTYYGTSTGTNIYGQEVTIRKNKVVAKNQANSLLASGDIVLSGHGTMIPVLQALQVGDVVDLQIIQPVATISKVGTMLASDDYIVLRDSVATSYDEGRYRGRTLLGVKVDGSLVVLVASGNYRAYTGITLAQGGARLKQFGAINGIDVGFNQDNDIWANGVYIHRDVTSSGPALYERAIIFP, encoded by the coding sequence ATGAAGGCATATAAGCAGACACTCAAATTGGCTATATTGGCAGGCCTTATAGGCTCTGGGACTGTGTTTCATAATATGGCAGCTGATTTGACGGCTGTGCGAGCGACTAATGAAACTGGCCATACCCGGGTTGTGTTGGATATGCAGGGTCTCCCTAATGGATGGAGTTCTATTTATAATGAAAATGGCCAACAATTAAAAGTGCATTTGCCGGCAACGACGAATAAAACATCAGGGCCAGTGCAGTATAATAATCGTAATAGTGGTGTGCTTAAAGGGGTATCTTTAGTGGCGACTAATGATGGCCTAGATATGAGCTTGGCTGTTAATCAAGATGTGCGCTATCATATTTTTACACTAGAAGAACCTGATCGAGTTGTTCTTGATTTATTTAATAATTATGAACAGCGGACGACTAAGTCGTTAAAATCAGGTGTGACGCATACACAATGGGATACAAGTACGGACACGGGACGAGTAAAAGTTGATGTATTAGAAATTGGTCCTTTAGAACCGGTAGAGGCTGTAACAGGACATGAGGGTGGTCAAAACTTACAAGAGCTGGCACCGGCGGGCGCGATCGCAGTAGGGATTCATAAAGTGGGAAGCGTAGAGCCTCGTGTGGAAAAAGACAGTGACGTGTCGACAATTAAAACGGCTTCAGGCGCTATTATTCCTATTGTTGATAGTCGTGAGATTACACCGTCTGCATCGATTCGATATGTGCCAAGCCAAGGGTATGTATTTGATTTACAATCTAAAAAATTACAGCTTACAGAAGGCGACAAAACATATGTAGTGAATGGCATTAATCGCTCTAGAGGGGCGAATGAACTGATTGCTTATAATACATATTATGGCACCTCGACGGGGACGAATATATATGGCCAAGAAGTGACGATTCGTAAAAATAAGGTAGTTGCTAAAAATCAAGCGAATTCTTTACTAGCTAGTGGCGATATTGTACTATCTGGTCATGGCACGATGATACCCGTGTTACAAGCGCTACAAGTTGGCGATGTAGTAGACCTACAAATTATTCAACCAGTGGCTACGATTAGTAAAGTTGGCACCATGCTTGCTTCTGATGATTACATTGTATTGAGAGATTCTGTTGCTACTAGTTATGATGAAGGGCGCTATCGAGGACGGACGCTGCTAGGTGTAAAAGTAGATGGTTCTTTAGTTGTATTAGTAGCTTCTGGCAATTACCGTGCTTATACAGGGATTACTTTAGCGCAAGGTGGTGCCAGGTTAAAACAATTTGGTGCCATTAATGGGATTGATGTGGGCTTTAACCAAGATAATGATATTTGGGCGAATGGAGTTTACATTCATCGCGATGTAACCTCTAGCGGTCCTGCTTTATATGAGCGAGCTATTATCTTTCCCTAA
- a CDS encoding rod shape-determining protein: MLTLFGWTSKKKVSRAEVLQKRAERRKKSTQPIATTTPKIQSRKERTTISPFERLALWWAYDIGIDLGTTNVLIYIKGKGVVLDEPAYVAWNINTHEVVAVGEDARIMLGRTPADIEVIRPLQDGVINNYDMTEFMLRYYIKSVLPASSLFKPRIVICVPSGITPVEKRAVIEAVLQTGARKTVLIEEPLAAALGTGLDKATSAGAIVVDVGGGTTDVAVLCTTGVVVSKSLRMGGDKFDEAIIAYIKRRRKLLIGRRTAEEVKIAIGTVDRKAPIEEITVRGRDIVSGLPKAITVTSKEVQKALERPVSIILEGIKDILEKTPPELVAEICDHGIILTGGGALISGFDRLITRAIGVAAYLVDNPRYSVIVGTGRALREMDRFQDSLEELQ, encoded by the coding sequence GTGCTGACATTGTTCGGGTGGACGAGTAAGAAAAAAGTAAGTCGTGCTGAAGTGTTACAAAAAAGAGCTGAGCGACGTAAGAAGAGCACGCAACCGATTGCGACGACAACGCCTAAAATACAGAGTCGTAAAGAAAGAACAACTATTTCGCCCTTTGAACGACTGGCTTTATGGTGGGCTTATGATATTGGCATTGATTTAGGAACGACCAATGTATTGATTTACATTAAGGGGAAAGGTGTTGTTCTTGATGAACCAGCTTATGTAGCTTGGAATATTAACACCCATGAAGTAGTCGCTGTTGGTGAAGATGCACGAATCATGTTAGGACGAACGCCAGCTGATATTGAAGTCATTAGGCCACTTCAGGATGGCGTTATTAATAATTATGACATGACGGAATTTATGCTTCGGTACTATATTAAAAGCGTACTTCCAGCTTCGTCATTATTTAAACCACGCATTGTTATATGCGTACCTTCGGGGATTACACCGGTTGAAAAACGCGCTGTTATTGAAGCCGTGTTACAAACGGGGGCCCGTAAGACTGTTTTGATTGAAGAACCCTTGGCTGCTGCATTAGGCACAGGGCTCGATAAAGCCACCTCCGCTGGGGCTATTGTTGTTGATGTAGGCGGTGGTACAACGGATGTAGCTGTTCTTTGTACGACTGGGGTAGTTGTGAGCAAATCCCTTCGTATGGGGGGCGATAAATTTGATGAAGCTATTATCGCTTATATTAAGCGACGTCGTAAATTACTAATTGGTCGTCGTACGGCTGAAGAAGTTAAAATTGCTATTGGGACAGTAGATCGCAAGGCGCCTATTGAAGAAATTACCGTTCGTGGGCGTGATATTGTGAGTGGTTTACCTAAAGCAATTACCGTTACGTCAAAAGAAGTGCAAAAAGCACTTGAAAGACCTGTTAGTATTATCTTAGAAGGGATAAAGGATATTTTAGAAAAAACGCCACCTGAATTAGTAGCCGAGATTTGTGACCATGGCATAATTTTAACCGGTGGTGGTGCTCTTATTAGCGGTTTTGATCGCTTGATTACGAGGGCTATTGGTGTAGCAGCATATTTAGTTGATAATCCACGCTATTCGGTCATCGTAGGTACGGGACGAGCCCTTCGTGAAATGGATCGTTTTCAAGATAGCTTAGAAGAATTACAGTAA
- the murA gene encoding UDP-N-acetylglucosamine 1-carboxyvinyltransferase, with translation MEKLIINGGKPLNGRVRVSSAKNAVLPIIAATMLASTPSRLVEVPHLEDVHTICEVIASLGVKVTRDEAKEEIIFDAANITATEAPYELVRRMRASFLVMGPLLARRGEARISLPGGCAIGSRPIDLHLKAFEALGATIEMGDGYVLATAPEGLKGNQIYLDFPSVGATENVIMAASMADGKTIIENAAEEPEIVDLVTYLNSMGADIRGAGTNVIRIQGVKELKGATHTVIPDRIEAGTYLIAAAMAGGDVYVENALSEHLKPVVAKLKEAGVRVEEDVDGIRVVSDGKVKAVDIKTLPYPGFPTDMQAQFMAFTTIAEGTSTVMETVFENRFMHVDELKKMGAQIRIEERRAIVDGVAKLKGTEVRATDLRAGAALVCAGLAAEGVTKVTQLSHIDRGYDNLVGKLKGLGADIVRVDE, from the coding sequence TTGGAAAAGCTCATCATTAACGGTGGTAAACCGTTGAATGGTCGCGTACGTGTAAGTAGCGCTAAAAATGCGGTGTTGCCGATTATAGCGGCCACCATGTTAGCATCGACACCAAGTCGATTAGTAGAGGTTCCTCATTTAGAGGATGTACATACAATTTGCGAAGTAATTGCCTCTTTAGGGGTAAAGGTTACTAGAGATGAAGCTAAGGAAGAAATTATATTTGATGCCGCTAACATTACGGCTACGGAAGCTCCCTATGAATTAGTACGCCGCATGCGGGCGTCCTTTTTAGTGATGGGGCCTTTATTGGCTCGTCGTGGGGAAGCGCGTATTTCCCTGCCTGGAGGTTGCGCTATTGGTAGTCGCCCTATTGATTTACATTTAAAAGCGTTTGAAGCATTAGGAGCTACTATTGAAATGGGGGATGGCTATGTACTAGCCACGGCTCCAGAAGGGTTAAAAGGAAATCAAATTTATTTAGACTTTCCTAGTGTAGGTGCTACTGAGAATGTAATTATGGCAGCCTCTATGGCTGATGGTAAAACGATTATTGAAAATGCTGCGGAAGAACCTGAAATCGTAGATTTAGTAACTTATTTGAATAGTATGGGTGCCGATATTCGCGGTGCTGGTACGAATGTCATTCGTATTCAAGGTGTAAAAGAATTAAAAGGGGCAACGCACACGGTTATACCTGATCGGATTGAAGCGGGGACGTATTTAATTGCAGCAGCTATGGCTGGTGGCGATGTATATGTAGAAAATGCGTTATCGGAGCATTTAAAACCAGTAGTAGCTAAACTAAAAGAAGCGGGTGTACGTGTAGAAGAAGACGTAGATGGTATTCGTGTTGTATCTGATGGCAAGGTGAAAGCTGTCGATATTAAAACGCTGCCATATCCTGGCTTCCCTACAGATATGCAAGCTCAGTTTATGGCGTTTACTACTATTGCTGAAGGTACAAGTACTGTTATGGAAACAGTGTTTGAAAACCGCTTTATGCATGTCGATGAGTTGAAGAAAATGGGTGCTCAAATTCGCATTGAAGAGCGTCGTGCCATTGTGGATGGGGTAGCTAAATTAAAAGGAACTGAAGTACGAGCTACTGATTTACGAGCTGGTGCAGCGTTAGTATGTGCTGGCCTAGCGGCTGAAGGCGTTACTAAAGTGACACAGTTATCTCACATTGACCGCGGTTATGATAACTTAGTAGGCAAATTAAAAGGACTAGGTGCTGACATTGTTCGGGTGGACGAGTAA